Below is a genomic region from Schistocerca americana isolate TAMUIC-IGC-003095 chromosome 1, iqSchAmer2.1, whole genome shotgun sequence.
AAGCTAACTTCATAAACATTTAGATTCATATTTACTCTATTGTTAGTGTGTTGTATGTTAAACTCCTGGTGTGTTCCAGGTATCATTGTCTCCAATTATTTGCCTGTTACATGGGAAGATTTCTGTTTTCCAGATGCTGTTTATAGCACTTTCCATTGTTACTGCCTTCAAGCAGCTTGTAATTCAGAATGAGGTTTCAACTTGACCTGGGTATTTGAGTACCAGGTTTATATTTCTTGGGAATAAAGAAATTTAGACAGTCCCATTTATTTCACATAATAGGCTGCATTTTATATGTGGAACGGGGTAAAATAACAGACGATGCGGACACAGTTTTCACTTGACTTGTCTCTCACACATGTGAGATAAGCTGCCCACTGAGTATAATTACAATTAGATCACCAGATCACTTCACAAAGTTGACAAACCTCTTAACAGAAATATATGGATGAAGCCAGTTACCAGATAGCAAGTCCTAATAAGTGATACTGTGATATATTAGGATATCCATGCTAACGTGTATTTTctatgaaccatttgtgtgtgtgtgtgtgtgtgtgtgtgtgtgtgtgtgtgtgtgtgtgtgtgtgtgtgtgtgtgttttccccacAGACAGCTGAAATGACCAAGTTCTACCTTGATATGTGACATAATTTAAATGtgacatgcattccactgaccaattAAAGTTATTTTCCTAGCAGATTTGTAATTTTATGACCAAGAATTATTAGCTGATCATTAAACATTAATTCTCTCTTATTCTATTAGAGTAATGATCTTTGTCTGCTGCATCTGCTTTCATATTCTGACTACTACTTCTGTATATAGTTTTATGCATACAGACAAAACTTTCCCTTTGGCAACTTAACTTGGAGCagattgatttttaaataaattgagACACATTGTGAATTTAATTGAGCCTCAGTAAAATGGCAAAAGGATCACTGTTGATCCTGGCACTTACATTtgacatcaaaatttaaaaaaagagacatTACATAGTTACCAGTTTCATTCGAGTCAAAGAAgtgaacctttcctgtcggcaacctttcctgtcggcaacctttcctgtcggcaacctttcctgtcggcaacctttcctgtcggcaacctttcctgtcggcaacctttcctgtcggcaacctttcctgtcggcaacctttcctgtcggcaacctttcctgtcggcaacctttcctgtcggcaacctttcctgtcggcaacctttcctgtcggcaacctttcctgtcggcaacctttcctgtcggcaacctttcctgtcggcaacctttcctgtcggcaacctttcctgtcggcaacctttcctgtcggcaacctttcctgtcggcaacctttcctgtcggcaacctttcctgtcggcaacctttcctgtcggcaacctttcctgtcggcaacctttcctgtcggcaacctttcctgtcggcaacctttcctgtcggcaacctttcctgtcggcaacctttcctgtcggcaacctttcctgtcggcaacctttcctgccgGCAACCTTTCCTGCCGGCAACCTTTCCTGCCGGCAACCTTTCCTGCCGGCAACCTTTCCTGCCGGCAACCTTTCCTGCCGGCAACCTTTCCTGCCGGCAACCTTTCCTGCCGGCAACCTTTCCTGCTGGCAACCTTTCCTGCCGGCAACCTTTCCTGCCGGCAACCTttcctgc
It encodes:
- the LOC124596074 gene encoding endo-1,4-beta-xylanase B-like, producing MVFYENELELSCRDILCRRGSVAGSKGCRQQRLPAAKVAGSKGCRQQRLPAAKVAGSKGCRQQRLPAAKVAGSKGCRQQRLPAAKVAGSKGCRQQRLPAAKVAGSKGCRQERLPAGKVAGRKGCQQERLPAGKVAGRKGCRQERLPAGKVAGRKGCRQERLPAGKVAGRKGCRQERLPTGKVADRKGCRQERLPTGKVADRKGCRQERLPTGKVADRKGCRQERLPTGKVADRKGCRQERLPTGKVADRKGCRQERLPTGKVADRKGCRQERLPTGKVADRKGCRQERLPTGKVADRKGCRQERLPTGKVADRKGCRQERLPTGKVADRKGSLL